From Proteiniborus sp. DW1, one genomic window encodes:
- the tsaE gene encoding tRNA (adenosine(37)-N6)-threonylcarbamoyltransferase complex ATPase subunit type 1 TsaE, giving the protein MLKININNITETEKVGYILGKLLTGGEVICMTGDLGAGKTTMTQSIAKGLDVDDYVTSPTFTIINEYQGRCPLYHFDVYRINDVDEMYDLGYEEYFYSDGVSIIEWADIIKEILPKERLNIEINKKDNIDNREIIIYGNGEKYINIIKLLSEKI; this is encoded by the coding sequence TTGCTTAAAATAAATATAAATAACATAACAGAAACAGAAAAAGTCGGCTACATACTTGGTAAACTTCTAACAGGTGGCGAAGTAATATGCATGACAGGTGATTTAGGTGCAGGTAAGACTACTATGACTCAGTCTATAGCAAAAGGCTTAGATGTAGATGACTATGTAACCAGCCCTACATTTACTATAATAAATGAATACCAGGGCAGATGCCCGTTATATCATTTTGACGTCTACAGAATTAACGATGTAGATGAAATGTATGATTTAGGATATGAAGAGTACTTTTATTCAGATGGAGTATCTATTATAGAATGGGCAGACATAATTAAAGAAATACTCCCTAAGGAAAGACTGAATATTGAAATCAATAAAAAAGATAATATAGATAATAGAGAGATAATTATATATGGAAATGGAGAAAAATATATAAATATCATTAAATTACTT